One stretch of Lucilia cuprina isolate Lc7/37 chromosome 6, ASM2204524v1, whole genome shotgun sequence DNA includes these proteins:
- the LOC111686532 gene encoding apolipoprotein D yields the protein MLNCLSSSSSSSTTNTFLKTCLSVICLFLLLMDSAYAVGFGRCPKYPSMPKFNMSRVLGQWYEVERSFYLPEIASGCTTLEFQPLHQEELSRFNNFRLEVAIKTINRITGNPSVNLGYATPESRKSSIMDFKFSTRFPDVIARLLPGSGKYQVLYTDYDNFAILWSCGSLGSLGYSDQIWVFGRERDFNVEVRTKIYDALKKLGLEPDRLVLSKNRNCPKTL from the exons ATGTTAAATTgtttgtcatcatcatcatcgtcatcgacgacaaatacttttttgaaaacCTGTCTTTCGGTCATCTGTTTGTTTTTACTCTTAATGGATAGTGCTTATGCAGTGGGCTTTGGTCGTTGTCCTAAATATCCTTCGATGCCTAAATTTAATATGAGCAGG GTCTTAGGTCAATGGTACGAAGTGGAAAGATCTTTCTATTTGCCCGAAATTGCCTCCGGTTGTACAACTTTAGAATTTCAGCCTTTACATCAAGAGGAACTGTCacgttttaataatttcagattAGAAGTGGCCATTAAAACTATTAACAGAAT CACTGGAAATCCTTCGGTGAATTTGGGTTATGCCACACCGGAAAGTCGAAAATCTTCCATAATGGATTTTAag TTCAGCACCCGTTTTCCCGATGTCATAGCCCGTTTACTGCCCGGTTCGGGAAAATATCAAGTGCTCTACACAGACTATGACAATTTTGCCATTTTATGGTCTTGTGGTTCGCTGGGCTCTTTGGGTTATTCCGATCAGATATGGGTATTTGGTCGTGAGCGTGATTTTAATGTAGAGGTGCGCACTAAAATCTATGATGCTCTTAAGAAATTGGGTTTGGAACCAGATCgtttagttttaagtaaaaatcgAAATTGTCCCAAAACTTTATAA
- the LOC124420884 gene encoding odorant receptor 45a-like isoform X1 produces the protein MELPHQVSYFWNISTPLGYSVAFVWNYIMINFLFNASVAIDTLFLWLASNIIVRFCILKERFKRAAQQDLPTIMRVHIIENIKFHSSILDMAQEFDLIFGEIIFLKSIVSCTQICFLVFRFMGKYNSWIMVSYNLLFLIAVAMQLFLYCYSGQLIKEESLNVSTNVYESFAWCKIPLECQKMLQMIMLRSQRCANIQGLFFNLNLSLYLWVSIIWKYHTVPLSFIFLLKFFKTAGSLIAVLQTIEGV, from the exons ATGGAGTTACCACATCAAGTCAG TTACTTCTGGAACATCTCTACACCCTTGGGCTATAGTGTGGCTTTTGTCTGGAATTATAtaatgataaattttctattcaatGCTTCAGTGGCCATTGATACACTATTCTTATGGTTAGCATCGAATATAATTGTTCGTTTTTGCATCCTAAAGGAACGTTTTAAAAGAGCGGCCCAACAAGATCTACCAACTATAATGCGTGTTCATATTATAGAGAATATTAAGTTTCATTCTTCGATATTGGACATGGCTCAAGAGTTCGATTTGATATTTGGTGAAATTATTTTTctcaagtctatagttagttGTACACAAATTTGCTTTTTAGTTTTTCGTTTTATGGGAAAATATAATTCCTGGATTATGGTTTCatacaatttgttatttttgatagcAGTAGCCatgcaattatttttatactgcTACAGTGGCCAGTTGATAAAAGAAGAG AGCCTTAATGTTTCCACTAATGTTTACGAATCTTTTGCTTGGTGTAAGATACCATTGGAATGCCAGaaaatgctacaaatgataatGTTGCGTTCCCAGAGATGTGCTAATATACAGGGATTATTTTTCAATCTGAACTTGAGCTTATATTTATGGGTGAGTATTATCTGGAAATACCATACAGTTCcactttcatttattttcttattaaagtttttcaaaaccGCCGGATCCTTGATAGCTGTGCTTCAGACCATAGAAGGCGTTTGA
- the LOC124420884 gene encoding odorant receptor 45a-like isoform X2 — translation MELPHQVSYFWNISTPLGYSVAFVWNYIMINFLFNASVAIDTLFLWLASNIIVRFCILKERFKRAAQQDLPTIMRVHIIENIKFHSSILDMAQEFDLIFGEIIFLKSIVSCTQICFLVFRFMGKYNSWIMVSYNLLFLIAVAMQLFLYCYSGQLIKEESLNVSTNVYESFAWCKIPLECQKMLQMIMLRSQRCANIQGLFFNLNLSLYLWFFKTAGSLIAVLQTIEGV, via the exons ATGGAGTTACCACATCAAGTCAG TTACTTCTGGAACATCTCTACACCCTTGGGCTATAGTGTGGCTTTTGTCTGGAATTATAtaatgataaattttctattcaatGCTTCAGTGGCCATTGATACACTATTCTTATGGTTAGCATCGAATATAATTGTTCGTTTTTGCATCCTAAAGGAACGTTTTAAAAGAGCGGCCCAACAAGATCTACCAACTATAATGCGTGTTCATATTATAGAGAATATTAAGTTTCATTCTTCGATATTGGACATGGCTCAAGAGTTCGATTTGATATTTGGTGAAATTATTTTTctcaagtctatagttagttGTACACAAATTTGCTTTTTAGTTTTTCGTTTTATGGGAAAATATAATTCCTGGATTATGGTTTCatacaatttgttatttttgatagcAGTAGCCatgcaattatttttatactgcTACAGTGGCCAGTTGATAAAAGAAGAG AGCCTTAATGTTTCCACTAATGTTTACGAATCTTTTGCTTGGTGTAAGATACCATTGGAATGCCAGaaaatgctacaaatgataatGTTGCGTTCCCAGAGATGTGCTAATATACAGGGATTATTTTTCAATCTGAACTTGAGCTTATATTTATGG tttttcaaaaccGCCGGATCCTTGATAGCTGTGCTTCAGACCATAGAAGGCGTTTGA